Genomic segment of Caldanaerobius polysaccharolyticus DSM 13641:
AAAATGTAAGTCCTCTTAAATTGTATGAATATATGGCAACGGGAAAACCTATAGTGTCCACCAGGATGCCGCACGTACAAAATTATACTGATGTAGTTTATATCGCCGATGATTATGAGGATTTTATAAAGAAATGCGAAATAGCTATGGGCGAAGATAAGAGCGTTGTGGAAAAGAGGATTGAATGTGCAAAACAGGCTTCATGGGACAACCGCATGAAGGATATAATGGCGATAATAGAGAAGGAGTTTGCGCTGGGGAGGTGAAATTGACATGCTGGGCAAGGTTAACTACTATGCTAAAAGGCTGCTCATAAGAGTAATGAATATATGTAAGTTTCTCGTAAGAACAGAAAAAGGGAAAATAGTGCTGATGGACTATACTCCTTTTAGTGGATCTAATTCGTGGGCGTTATATGATTACATAAAAAATGAGGTAGGTTATAAAAATGTAGAAATTGTGAGGAACAGTGAATTAGAGGGTGGAAGCGTATTAAAATACATTAAGGCCATTTTAAATCTATTGAGGGCAGAGGTTCTTTTGACGACCCATGATTTGCCTGTATGTAAGAAATCCCAGTTGTTGATACAGATGTGGCATGGCATTCCTTTAAAAGCGATGGGGCTGTTAGACAAGACAATATCGGCAAAGGACAAAAAATACGCTATAAATAGTTTTAATAGATATAATTATATTGTATCTTCTTCCACTTTTTACAACACGTTAATGAATGCTTGTACTGGCAACTGCAAAGGCAACTACATTTTAACAGGTTTTCCTAGAAATGATTATTTATATGCACCGGGCAAGTTGAGAGCTTTGTATCCTGAGGTAAATTTTGAGGGTAAAAAGATTGTTTTGTTTGTTCCCACGTTTAGATTGGGCTACATGAACAGAAGAGAGGGTATTGAAAGGGAGAAAAATATTTTTGGCTTTGATACATTTGATGTAAATAGTTTTTTAATTTTTTAAAGAGTAATAATATAATTTTTATTGCAAAGTTACATCCTTTTGAAGAAAGCTATTATTCAAAGCTTTATGAAAATAATGGTAGCAATAATTTTATATTTTTGTCTTCAAGCCATTTGTTTGACAAAGAGATTGATCTATACGAAATCCTGCCTGATGTAGACGTTTTAATAACCGATTATTCAAGTATCTATTTTGATTTTTTGTTATTGGATAGACCAATAGTTTTCATAAATAATGATATTAAAGAATATATAAACGCCAGGGGATTGTTGCTAAACCCCTATGATTTTTGGACACCCGGCTTTAAAGTGGATACGCAACGCGATTTAGAGGAAAAGTTGATGTTGTCTATTAACCACCCGGATTATTATAAAAAGGAGAGAGAAACTGTAAAGAGTATTATGTTTGAAGTAGAAAATAATAAGTCAAGAGAAAAAATATGGGAAATTATTAAGAGCAAAAAATTTTATTAAATTTAAAATATACGAAAGAGAGGTATTTATTAATGGTAAAGTTGTTTTTAAATGGAGCTTGGAAAGTCAATTATATGCCTTATGGCTCCTCTATAGGTGAAATATTGGAAGACGACTTTGTGCCGGAAGGATGGTTGGATGCATTTGTTCCTGAGGATATTCACACCACGTTAAAAAGAGCTGGGATAATAAAAGGACATTATTTTGGCAAAGACGTGAAAGAAGAGCAATGGATAGAGGAAAATGACTGGGTATATTATAAGGAATTTTATGTGGGTGATGACTTTAAAAAGGATAAAGTGTATTTAAAATTTGATGGTTTGGATACTTTATGCGATATATATTTAAATCGCGTCAAAATAGGCCATTGCGAGAACATGTTTGTGGGATTTAGCTTCGATGTGACGGATAAATTGCGTTATGGACGGCGCAATGTGCTGGTGGTTCGCTTTTACTCACCGGTGAAGTATGTAGAAAATAGAAGCGTATATGGGCTTTTTTCCACTACTTCCTATGATAGGTTGTTTGCTAGAAAAGCGCAAATGAATTATTCCTGGGATTTTTGCGGCAGGTGTGTTTCTTTAGGTATATGGAAAGGCGTTTATTTAGAAGCGTATGACCACAATTACATTGACAGCTATTACATTTATACTCAAAAGATAGATAATGGCGATGCTCAATTAGGTTTAGAAGTGGATTTAAAAAGCGAAATAGAATCATTAAATAATTATAGCCTTTGTGTTAAAATCGAGAAAGATGGTTACCAAGTTTATGAGTATACAGGTAAGTACGAAGATTTCAAGAAATTAGGGATAGAAATTAAAAATGCCCAGCTATGGTGGCCGCGACCTTATGGTGAGCCCAATTTATATGATTTTCAGCTGGACCTTTTAAGAGATGGTACTGTCGTAGACAGCAAAAGGCAAAAGTTGGGGATAAGGACTGTAGAAATCATACAGGAGCCTCAGGAGGATGGAATATCGTTTATTTTTCAGGTAAAC
This window contains:
- a CDS encoding CDP-glycerol glycerophosphotransferase family protein, giving the protein MLGKVNYYAKRLLIRVMNICKFLVRTEKGKIVLMDYTPFSGSNSWALYDYIKNEVGYKNVEIVRNSELEGGSVLKYIKAILNLLRAEVLLTTHDLPVCKKSQLLIQMWHGIPLKAMGLLDKTISAKDKKYAINSFNRYNYIVSSSTFYNTLMNACTGNCKGNYILTGFPRNDYLYAPGKLRALYPEVNFEGKKIVLFVPTFRLGYMNRREGIEREKNIFGFDTFDVNSFLIF
- a CDS encoding CDP-glycerol glycerophosphotransferase family protein, translating into MAKLHPFEESYYSKLYENNGSNNFIFLSSSHLFDKEIDLYEILPDVDVLITDYSSIYFDFLLLDRPIVFINNDIKEYINARGLLLNPYDFWTPGFKVDTQRDLEEKLMLSINHPDYYKKERETVKSIMFEVENNKSREKIWEIIKSKKFY